A window of the Gossypium hirsutum isolate 1008001.06 chromosome A05, Gossypium_hirsutum_v2.1, whole genome shotgun sequence genome harbors these coding sequences:
- the LOC107943526 gene encoding uncharacterized protein, giving the protein MGSLMAGWDSPVSASKSATIQRNRSLTKEEIEAYWKSKKKTEEDHLKAIYSPSDSSNQLEIPSQDYGRSIMRSSSMPLPHTEQGFLHMDAETSLEDIVKKNGWWTRSNWAFLNEPSVLDGPTNSYTSQFHIANLAASKLNKDRGISA; this is encoded by the exons ATGGGTTCTCTAATGGCAGGATGGGATTCTCCTGTATCGGCTTCTAAATCAG CAACAATCCAAAGGAATCGATCACTTACCAAGGAAGAGATTGAAGCTTACTGGAAATCTAAGAAGAAAACTGAGGAAGATCATCTTAAGGCTATTTATAGTCCATCAGATAGCTCCAACCAGCTG GAAATTCCATCTCAGGACTATGGAAGGAGCATTATGAGATCAAGCTCCATGCCTTTACCTCATACAGAACAGGGTTTCCTGCACATGGACGCCGAAACAAGCCTGGAGGATATCGTAAAGAAAAATGGGTG GTGGACACGAAGCAATTGGGCATTCTTAAATGAACCTTCCGTTCTTGATGGCCCTACTAATAGTTACACATCGCAGTTCCACATTGCCAACCTTGCTGCTTCGAAGCTTAACAAAGATAGAGGAATCAGTGCTTAA
- the LOC107943528 gene encoding uncharacterized sugar kinase slr0537, which translates to MGAETLLKNGEARVQLDPKVPVILGLQPAALIDHVARVDGSLFDQIPGERGGSIPVAMEELEHILSELKRHVLASADDSSPMKTMAGGSVANTIRGLSSGFGVNCGMIGAYGDDEQGQLFACNMNTSGVNVSRLRKKKGPTAQCVCLVDAFGNRTMRPCLATAVKVQGDELTKGDFSGSKWLVMRFGAFNLEVIQAAIRIAKQQGVFVSLDLASFEMVRNFRVPLQQLLESGDIDLCFANEDEATELLRGEGNAHPEAAVEYLSKYCRWAVVTLGSNGCIAKHGEEIVQVPAIGEAKAVDATGAGDLFASGFLYGLVKGLSLEECCKVGSCSGGSVIRSLGGEVTPENWQWMYKQMQRKGLSLPDIRN; encoded by the exons ATGGGAGCAGAAACATTGTTAAAGAATGGGGAGGCTAGGGTTCAGCTTGACCCTAAGGTTCCTGTCATACTGGGACTCCAACCAGCTGCCCTCATCGATCACGTGGCTCGTGTCGATGGGTCCTTGTTCGATCAAATTCCCGGTGAACGTGGTGGCTCTATTCCg GTGGCGATGGAGGAGCTTGAGCATATATTAAGCGAGTTGAAAAGGCACGTCCTTGCTTCAGCTGATGATTCATCTCCTATGAAAACTATGGCTGGGGGAAGTGTTGCAAATACTATTCGAGGGCTTAGCTCAGGCTTTGGGGTTAACTGTGGTATGATTGGGGCCTATGGGGATGATGAACAAGGTCAATTGTTTGCATGTAACATGAACACTAGTGGGGTTAATGTTTCAAGGTTGAGAAAGAAGAAAGGACCTACAGCTCAG TGTGTATGCCTAGTTGATGCATTTGGCAATCGTACAATGCGACCTTGCCTAGCAACAGCTGTAAAAGTTCAG GGGGATGAACTGACCAAAGGGGATTTTAGTGGTTCCAAG TGGCTGGTGATGAGATTTGGGGCATTCAATTTGGAAGTTATTCAAGCAGCTATAAGAATTGCCAAACAACAGGGTGTCTTTGTTTCGTTGGATTTGGCAAGTTTTGAG ATGGTGCGGAATTTTAGAGTACCTCTTCAACAGTTACTGGAGTCAGGGGATATTGATCTCTGCTTTGCCAATGAGGATGAGGCAACAGAATTGCTAAG GGGTGAAGGGAATGCACATCCCGAAGCTGCAGTTGAATATCTGTCCAAATATTGCAGGTGGGCTGTGGTTACATTAGGGTCCAATGGATGCATTGCGAAACATGGGGAAGAG ATTGTCCAAGTTCCGGCAATAGGGGAGGCAAAAGCAGTTGATGCCACAGGAGCTGGAGACCTATTCGCTAGCGGTTTCTTATATGGATTGGTGAAGGGATTATCTCTTGAGGAATGTTGCAAAGTGGGGTCATGTAGTGGTGGATCAGTTATACGTTCACTTGGGGGTGAGGTAACCCCTGAGAATTGGCAATGGATGTACAAGCAGATGCAGAGGAAGGGCCTCTCACTTCCTGATATTCGGAACTGA
- the LOC107943525 gene encoding putative pectinesterase 11, producing MAPAYSSYLRMFVMALFMFVLASSRVGALVTSTAILVRVDQSGKGDYRKIQDAIDAVPSDNKEPVFILVKPGIYQEKIVVPADKPFITISGLKANGTIITWNDGGEIFESPTFTVLASDFVARYLTIQNTLGARTKAVALRVSGDRAAFFGCRILAYQDTLLADNGRHYYKNCYIEGAVDFICGNAASLFEAKPLTYICIFFSEVPFTFTLKGDASITAQRRESPSEDTGFTFLGCKITGVRSALLGRPWGAYSRVVFALSYMSGAILPQGWDDWGDTSKQSTTFYREYKCYGPGANARKRVEWSGKLTTEEAEFFMTKNMIGGRSWIRSTPTHFKKASTATSNNPATHA from the exons ATGGCTCCAGCATATTCTAGCTACCTTCGCATGTTTGTAATGGCTTTATTCATGTTCGTGTTGGCAAGTTCTCGTGTAGGTGCTTTAGTAACTTCTACCGCCATACTTGTAAGAGTCGACCAATCGGGAAAAGGAGACTACAGGAAGATACAAGACGCCATTGATGCAGTGCCATCCGATAACAAAGAGCCTGTTTTCATATTAGTTAAGCCTGGCATCTATCAAGAAAAGATTGTTGTCCCTGCTGACAAGCCCTTCATTACCATAAGTGGCTTAAAAGCAAATGGCACGATAATAACTTGGAATGATGGTGGGGAGATATTTGAATCTCCTACCTTCACTGTGTTGGCTTCAGATTTTGTTGCCCGATATCTCACCATTCAG AATACATTGGGGGCCAGAACTAAAGCAGTTGCTTTAAGGGTATCAGGAGATAGAGCAGCTTTCTTTGGATGTAGAATTTTAGCTTATCAAGATACTTTGCTAGCTGACAATGGAAGACATTATTACAAAAATTGTTACATTGAAGGAGCAGTTGACTTCATTTGTGGGAATGCCGCTTCCCTTTTTGAG GCTAAACCATTGACATACATATGCATTTTTTTTTCAGAAGTGCCATTTACATTCACTCTCAAAGGAGATGCATCTATAACAGCCCAACGGAGGGAGTCTCCTTCGGAGGACACAGGCTTCACTTTCTTGGGTTGCAAGATAACTGGCGTAAGGAGTGCTCTACTAGGACGGCCATGGGGTGCATATTCCAGGGTGGTTTTTGCCCTATCTTATATGTCTGGTGCGATACTGCCCCAAGGGTGGGATGACTGGGGAGACACATCCAAGCAAAG CACGACGTTCTATAGAGAATATAAATGTTATGGACCTGGAGCTAATGCAAGGAAAAGAGTTGAATGGTCGGGAAAACTAACGACAGAAGAGGCAGAATTTTTCATGACAAAAAACATGATTGGCGGCAGGAGTTGGATCAGGTCTACACCTACCCATTTCAAGAAAGCTTCCACTGCCACTTCTAACAACCCAGCTACACATGCTTGA